AGcaccagaatttgaacccagtctGTCTGATGTCAGGGCCTGAGCTTCCACCTTACCTGCTATTTTTCATTCTAGGATCTTGTGCTGTGAAGACATTTCCCAAGTGCTTCATGTTAGCCAGCAAATCTGACCCACAAGGCCTGGAAAGAGGTGATTGTTAGGTTGTGCGGAGGCGGTCTTATCCAGCTCAGCTTCCCCTGGGATCCACCGTGGGACCTGAGGCAGAACTGGGGTGGACTTGGCCTCCTCCATGGCACACCGGCTGCAGATACGACTGCTGACGTGGGATGTGAAGGACACACTGCTCAGGCTCCGCCACCCCTTAGGGGAGGAATATGCCACCAAGGCCCGGGCCTATGGGCTGGAGGTGGAGCCCTCAGCCCTGGAACAAGGCTTCAGGCAGGCGTACAGGGCTCAGAGCCACAGCTTCCCCAACTACGGCCTGAGCCACGGCCTCACCTCCCGCCAGTGGTGGGTGGATGTGGTCCTGCAGACCTTCCACCTGGCGGGTGTCCAGGATGCTCAGGCTGTAGCCCCCATCGCTGAACAGCTTTATAAAGACTTCAGCCGCCCCTGCACCTGGCAGGTGTTGGATGGGGCTGAGGACACCCTGAGGGAGTGCCGCACACGGGGTCTGAGGTTGGCAGTGATCTCCAACTTTGACCGACGGCTAGAGGGCATCCTGGGCGGCCTTGGCCTGCGTGAACACTTCGACTTTGTGCTGACCTCTGAGGCTGCTGGCTGGCCCAAGCCAGACCCCCGCATTTTCCAAGAGGCTTTGCGGCTTGCTCATATGGAACCGGTAGTGGCAGCCCATGTTGGGGATAATTACCTCTGCGATTACCAGGGACCTCGGGCTGTGGGCATGCACAGCTTCCTGGTGGTTGGCCCACAGGCACTGGACCCCGTGGTCAGGGATTCTGTACCTAAAGAACACAtccttccctctctggcccatcTCCTGCCTGCCCTTGACTGCCTAGAGGGCTCAACTTCAGGGCTTTGAGGCCGGTGAGGGAAGTGGCTGGGCCCTAGGCCATGGAGAAAACCCTAAACAAACCCTGGAGACAGGGAGCCCCTTCTTTCCCCACAGCTCTGGACTTTTCCCCTCTCCCTGGGGCCTTTGTCACCTATTGTGATAATAAAGCAGTGAGTGCTGAGCTCTCAGCCTTCCCCCACTAACCAGCTCCTAGCCTCTGCCCTCCCTCATTCTCATTCACACCTGTGTCCCTTTTCCACTAGGAGTCGCCTTCACATCCAACAGGATTCACAGAGGGCCCCACTAGCTTCAAAACCAGGCACTTTTCAAACTTGGTTTTAGCAGCAGGGGCCTTTTGTCATGAGATCTGAAACCCCATTATGCAAAACTAAAAACAGACCCTGAAAAACTGCTGGAGTTGAAGCAGAGGTCCTAAGGTCTCTCTTTCAGCTTCTGAAACACCCTCTGGAAGCCTGGGGTCAGTGCTTAGTTTTAAAAGCAGGATGCTAAGCCGTTCTGTAGGGACACTGTCCATTAGCACCACATAGTATGAAGGGGAGAATTTAAACAAGGAATCCCATGACAGTCATGAGAAGAAATCCTGTTGACATATGCCTGCCCGTGTTAGGTAAGGTGCTGAGTTACTTACATGCACATATAACCCTCAAAGCTACCTCGTTGGGCCTAGGTGGTTTGACCCcctccactttacaaatgaggaaactgaaattcagagGTTAAGCAGCCTGCCCGAGGTCACAGCTAGCATGCAAAGATGCCAGGATTCCAACTTAGGCACATCGGAATCCAAAGCCCATTGGCTTGACCACTAGGTTGTAAGTATATGAGGATGCTTGTCATGTGAAATGTGGTGCAGTGGAGATTCTGGGAGAATAGGGGAGGTGTCCTAAAGAGTATCAATCTCAAAGGACACCTCAGTCGCAGAGACCAGTGTGGAGGTAGGAAAGTATGGGGAACAAGGACTGCAGTGTAGGGAATAGGTTTGGGGAGAGGGGGGAACAATCGGAGGTTGAAGTAGGTTGGGTTTTTCAATTCCTTTtttcactttaggaggctgaggcaggaggatcacttgagcccaggagttcaagactagcctgggcaacatggtgaaaccctatctcttcaaaaaatgtaaaaactagctGGCACGCACAtttaatcccagccactcggaaggctgaggcagggggatcgcttgagcccacaagtCCTGTTACAGTAAGctacgtgccactgcactccagcctgggcaacagagcaaaaccctgtctctaaaaacaacaaaGTTCTCCTGCCTCCCCACCTTCCCACACCTTTCTACTTGGTATTTGCTGGACATCTCTGTTCCTTGCCCAGTGCCAGGGGATACCACACATTAAAAACACAGGCACACTCCTGGCAGTGTGTTCTGGTGCCAGCAGCTAGGGAGGGCTCTAGAGTGGATGCTGAATTGAGTAGTGGCATTGGGGGTGGCTTTAGATGAGCAGGGGGACGAGGAGGACATTGCTGCAGCAGGCCCATGAACTGGAATGAAGGCTGCTGTGAGGAGCTGGGTTGGTGGATTGACAGAAACGGCATGGGGGCCTTCAGGTGCCAAGAAGAGCCTTGGCTTTGACCCAGATTTTTGAGCAGGGGCTGTGCCCAGGCAAAGGCAGGGAAGATCTCTTTGGGACTTGACCAAACCCCTTTTGGTCTGTTTTCCTTGGGACTGGCACCAAGGCCAGGCAACAGtaatttccccttttttttttttttttgagatggagtcccactctgttgcccagcctagagtgcagtgttgcgatctcggctcactacaacctccgcctcccaggttcaagcaattctcctgcctcagtctcccgagtagctgagatcacaggtgtgcaccattatgcccagctaattttttgtatttttagtagagatggggtttcaccatgttggccaggctggtctcgaactcctgacctcaggtgatctacccgcctcagcctcctttgagactctgtcttaaaaaaaaaaaattaattaataaacagtggttttcaaactgctCTGTGGCTCCCAAAGAAAGGGGAGGGCTCTGCCTTTCATCTTCTTTGGATGCAGGAGCCTAAAGTTGTAAGATTACTTTAGAAGAGAGTTCCTGGACAAAAGTTTGAAGACCACTGTTCTAGGGTGAACTCCTCATGGAGATAAACATAAAGGGACTTGCCTTGGGTCTTGGTAATGTCTCCAGGCTCTTTCTGCTACACTGAGCTGCGACCCACTTATTTCCGAGAATGCAATAAGTGTATGAAGACAGGCCAGCGTACAGTATACACCCAATTATCAACGAAGAACATGGAATAAATCTTTAATGCTTTTAAGACCTTTAATATTGCCCACGTGCCCTAAGGTTGGCCCTCTTACTCCCTCAGCTCTTTCTGGCTTTAAGCCATCACCCCAGGTGTGCAGTTTATGTCAGAGGGGGCCATCAGGTAGGGACTTAACAGCTGCTCTAAGGGAAAATGCCGTCCCTGCTATTACCGGTGGGCACAGGCTGGAGCTCAGCCGGCAGGGGCTACAGTTGGGTTACCTGGAGACATGATCCCCTGGTCCTGAGGGCCTAGGCAGGACATGGGGGAGGACATGGTCCCCCAGGACAGAGTCCTCTGGCCAGGAGCAGCCTTTCAGGTTGCTCTTGTGtgctagaaaaaatattttctctatgtgCCATGTCATGAAAAAGACAGAAGCACTGAATTAATGGGATGCGGAAACTTTAGCCACAGGCTTCTCTGCCTGTGAAGAGAGCACTTCTGCATGTGAAAAGCTGGAGCAGGAGGCTGAATGGCAGTGCTTCTCCAGAGACCACAACATCCACCCAGTCACCTGTCCACCTACATtcacctatccatctatccatccactcacctgccaaatatttattgcatgctcACTATGCACCAGACACCATGCTAGATGCCAGAGACAAAGTGAAGACACCCTCAGAGGGACAGATGCGTGGTGGATTTGGGAGACTAAGGCCCAGAGAGTAGTAGGTTCCCCACAGGTACCCAGCACTCAAAGCAGCAATCTCCAACCCTTTGAATGCAAGGACTTTTTTGCTTATCTGTGGTGGCAGATATCACAAAAattatacacacttttttttttttttttagctcatcagctatcgttagtgtattttatgtggcCCAAGAAAATTCTTCTTCAaatgtggcccaggaaagccaaaagttTGGACACCTGTGATTTACAGGTTGTGCCTAGATCTGAAACAGATCCCCATCCCTCCTAAAGCTGCCCACTGGTTATGGGCCCTGTTTCTCTTAGAAACACCACACACATCATTTGGGAAAAGGATACTGAGTAGAAACACGGCCTGaaagggtggggggtggtggaCCTGGCTTCCTGTGGCCAGAGGTCAGTGGACGATGGAAATGGTCTGATCAGCCACAGCAAAGACTGGGAAGAGGGGCCCCGGGAAGGACCCATGATGGGTATAGAGCACTGTGCCGGAGGCTGGCTCATAGAAGAGCAGCTCCCGAGCCTGCAAGTCCAGCACTACACCCAGCTGGGCTGGGCCCCGCAGCAGCCCCAGGGGCTCATGCTGCCCATTGTGTGAGAAACGAAACTCCTGATCATAGCGAGAGAAGACCCAGGAGAAGGCATTGTGGCCCAGACGGCAGTCACTGCCAGAACCCTTGCGGGGCAGGTGGCCTGAGGCCACGCCCACCTTATAGGCACAACTGTTCTGGACATTCACCATCCAGGCATGGAGCCCATTCTGGAAGGAGGTGGCAGCCAGGGCATTGGGCCAGTGGTCGAACCGCTCTGGGCCATCTGCACAGGCCTTTGACTTCTTGGTGCTGAAGGTCAGGGTCTTTCGATCATCTGACAATTGCAGGAAAGGGCTGACTGTCCTCTCATCGATCCGTACGTCCTCTGTGCCTGCCAGAAAGAATTCTCAGAGTTGCTGAGGGCCCACCCCTGCCCTAACCCCTGCCAGGTAGCAAAATGTTCCTCACCACTCACTAGCATGGTGACCTCATATAAGCCATTTACTCTCTCTGAGCCTTGTCTGCAAAATGTGGGTCAAAATAGGACTTCTCACTGGGTGATCACAAGAATTAAACAGAATCATACATGTAAAGTGCCCAGCATGTAAGTGCTCTATAAACTGTAGCCT
The nucleotide sequence above comes from Symphalangus syndactylus isolate Jambi chromosome 3, NHGRI_mSymSyn1-v2.1_pri, whole genome shotgun sequence. Encoded proteins:
- the HDHD3 gene encoding haloacid dehalogenase-like hydrolase domain-containing protein 3, with protein sequence MAHRLQIRLLTWDVKDTLLRLRHPLGEEYATKARAYGLEVEPSALEQGFRQAYRAQSHSFPNYGLSHGLTSRQWWVDVVLQTFHLAGVQDAQAVAPIAEQLYKDFSRPCTWQVLDGAEDTLRECRTRGLRLAVISNFDRRLEGILGGLGLREHFDFVLTSEAAGWPKPDPRIFQEALRLAHMEPVVAAHVGDNYLCDYQGPRAVGMHSFLVVGPQALDPVVRDSVPKEHILPSLAHLLPALDCLEGSTSGL